The following is a genomic window from candidate division KSB1 bacterium.
AAATCTGTCCTGATGCGTTTGTATTCAACTTCAGCAATCCCATGAGTCGTATTTGTACAACCGTACATCGCAAGTTCCCGAATTTAAAATTAATCGGCATGTGCCACGAAATCGCTTCCCTGCCGCGCCATCTGCCGCATATTCTTAATATGCCTTTTGAAAGACTAAGGACTGTTGCCGGTGGACTCAACCATTTCAGTGTGTTATTGGAAGCGACTTACAAAGAAACCGGCCAAGACGCTTATCCCGATATTTTACAGAAGGCCCCGGATTATTTCGAAAATTTAGCCGACCCGCTGCCGTCTGATCTCAAACCATATCGCAGTATGAAGAAAACCAATCTATGGCATGAACGAGGAGTTTTCAGGATCATTTTGGAAAAATTTGGCGTACTGCCCATCACCACGGACAGCCATTTTGGCGAATACCTGCCCTGGGCTTATGAAGTCGTTGATCATGAAGGGATTCTTGATTTCTACAATTCTTACAAGAAATATGTCATGAAGTCAGACCCAGAGATTAAGCTAAAGTTAACTGAACGAGTCATACCTATTATGGATGGGATTCTGAATGACGCCGAATATGAGGAAGGCGCTGTTAACATACCCAACAAAGGTCTCATACCTGATTTCCCGGAATTTATGGTTGTCGAAGTTCCCGCCATGGTGAATAAAGAAGGTGTGCATGGTATTCCGATCGGTGATAAGCTGCCAAAAGGATTTACCGGTCTGCTCTATAACCAGGTCGCCATTCACAAGCTGACTGCTGACACCGTTTTATCCGGCTCGCGCGAAATTGCTTTGCAGGCCTTGCTGGTGGATCCAATCGTGGACAAAGTCAGCGCCGCCGAAAAAATGCTGGATACGATGTTGGAATTACAGCAGGATTACTTGGGATACATTAAATAGTAGTGTGATTCCTAAATAACGCGCGTAATTAAGTGCTCATACAAAGGATCGCAAAACTTAAATTGTCATTGGCTTAATGACAATCTAAATGACCCTCAATGACTGACGCAGCATTTAAGAGACAATAAATACGATTACTAACATTTCTCACTTGGGAATGTCTACATAAATATTAGTAAAAACAATAACAAAGAACTATGTCATTTCGAGCCCTTCGACTGGCCTCAGGGCAGGCTCCGCGAGAAATCTGATGAACTCGGACCGTCTGACCGAAAACTAGTGCGAAGATACTAACTAAAATGAACTTATGCTGAAGCATTTTTTTATCCCATTCCTACTGGGAGCAATTTTTATTCATTGCGCATGCCGGCAGGAAGATTCTTCCCAAAGATTGTTTGAGAAGCTTACGCCTAAGGAAACTAACGTCACTTTTGTAAACACCGTTGAAGAGGATTCTTTATTTAATAGTATCAATTACCTTTATTTTTACGATGGCGGCGGGGTAGCGGTTGGAGACATAAACAACGACGATCTGCCGGATATCTATTTTACCGCCAATATGCATTCCAATCGACTCTATCTGAATAAAGGAAATTTCAAATTCGAAGACATTACTGAAATGGCTGGGGTTGGAGGGGGAACGGAAGGGTGGACCACAGGCGCCACTATGGCTGACGTCAACGGCGATGGATTCCTCGATATCTACGTGTGTCGGTCGAATTACATGGACAGAAAAGGTCCGAATCAACTGTTCATCAACAACGGGGATTTGACTTTTACCGAGCGGGCCGGGGAATATGGCCTCGCCCACATCGGGCTCTCAAGACAAGCTGCTTTCTTTGATTATGATCTGGATGGCGACCTCGATATGTACCTATTGAATCACTCCATGCACTCAAAAAAGACTTACGGCGCTGCCAGCAAATTGCGCCAAATCCGAGATGATGAAGCGGGGGATAAATTATTTAGGAATGAGGCGGGACACTTTATCAATATCACCGAAGAAGCAGGAATTTACCAGAGCATTCTTGGGTATGGATTGGGTGTGGCTATCGGTGATCTCAATTGGGATGGGTATCCGGATATTTATATCTCAAACGATTTTCACGAGGATGACTATCTCTATTATAACAATGGGGACGGCACGTTTACCGAGGCGCTGAGAGAATCCATGGGACACATCAGCAGCGCTTCGATGGGAAACGATCTGGCGGATTTCAATAATGACGGTCTGCTGGATGTTGTGGTGCTGGACATGTTGCCGGAAAGGGAGAAAATTCGCAAATCGTCAGTCTCCGCCGATCCCTTTGATATTTACGACGCTAAACTGAGTTTTGGATATTATCATCAGGTGCGCAGGAATACCCTGCAGCTGAACCGTGGACCCGCCATTCGTCATAAGGGCACATCAAGGCCGACTTTTCATCTGTTCAGCGAAGTTGGGCAACTGGCGGGCATTCATGCCACCGACTGGAGTTGGACGCCTCTGTTTGTTGATCTGGATAATGACGGGTACAAAGATTTATTCATCAGCAATGGTATTTTTCGTCGTTCCAATGACCTGGATTACCTGAATTATATCAAAAAAAAAGAGACCCAAGCGCTCATTGGCAGGCAGGATCCTGCGGGGACTCCCGTGCCAATAGAAAGGGATAAGCTGACCGAGATCGTCCGGCACATACCCAGTGTTCCGGAGGCCAATTATGCCTTTCATTCGAACGGAGATCTCACTTTCTTAAATCGTGCCTCTGAATGGGGTCTCGGCGATCCCGGTTTTTCGAGTGGGGCGGCGTATGCGGATTTCGATAATGACGGCGACATGGACCTCGTAGTAAACAATGTCAATGCACCGGCTGCGATTTACAAAAACCTGCTTTATCAAAACGCCAGGGGGTGGGATAAAACTGATGACACTAATAATTTAGATGACCCTGCCCATAAATCCCTCCCCCCAGGCTATCTCAAAGTGCGATTAACCGGACGGGGTCAGAATACATTCGGTATTGGCGCCAAAGTTGTTCTTCATTATCGAGACAAAATATTCTTCCAGGAATTAATGGCCACCAGGGGATTTCAATCATCGGTGGAACCAGTGTTGAATTTCGGGCTGGGAAACATTGACCGTCTTGATTCACTGGAAGTTATCTGGGCTACCGGTGATTACCAGGTATTGAAAAATCTCCCGGCCAATCAAACTGTCACACTGTACCAAACGGACGCCGCTGCTGCTTACACCTATCCATCCCAGAGAAATGATCAGCCGATGTTCCAGGATATTACCAAAGAAGTACAGCTCGACTATTCGCATCAGGAGAATAGATTCATTGAATTTAATCGAGAACCGTTTATCCCCCATTTCTTATCCACGGAAGGCCCGGCCTTAGCCATAAAGGATGT
Proteins encoded in this region:
- a CDS encoding alpha-glucosidase: MSSDNPKIVLIGAGSAQFGYSTVGDIAQSETLRNRNADIVLHDINKETLDKVAKNVLDFITREDLPFTLSATTSRKEALEGADFCIISIEVGNRFELWEQDWRIPLQYGFRQVFGENGGPGGFFHALRIIPPILEICEDISKICPDAFVFNFSNPMSRICTTVHRKFPNLKLIGMCHEIASLPRHLPHILNMPFERLRTVAGGLNHFSVLLEATYKETGQDAYPDILQKAPDYFENLADPLPSDLKPYRSMKKTNLWHERGVFRIILEKFGVLPITTDSHFGEYLPWAYEVVDHEGILDFYNSYKKYVMKSDPEIKLKLTERVIPIMDGILNDAEYEEGAVNIPNKGLIPDFPEFMVVEVPAMVNKEGVHGIPIGDKLPKGFTGLLYNQVAIHKLTADTVLSGSREIALQALLVDPIVDKVSAAEKMLDTMLELQQDYLGYIK
- a CDS encoding CRTAC1 family protein, with product MLKHFFIPFLLGAIFIHCACRQEDSSQRLFEKLTPKETNVTFVNTVEEDSLFNSINYLYFYDGGGVAVGDINNDDLPDIYFTANMHSNRLYLNKGNFKFEDITEMAGVGGGTEGWTTGATMADVNGDGFLDIYVCRSNYMDRKGPNQLFINNGDLTFTERAGEYGLAHIGLSRQAAFFDYDLDGDLDMYLLNHSMHSKKTYGAASKLRQIRDDEAGDKLFRNEAGHFINITEEAGIYQSILGYGLGVAIGDLNWDGYPDIYISNDFHEDDYLYYNNGDGTFTEALRESMGHISSASMGNDLADFNNDGLLDVVVLDMLPEREKIRKSSVSADPFDIYDAKLSFGYYHQVRRNTLQLNRGPAIRHKGTSRPTFHLFSEVGQLAGIHATDWSWTPLFVDLDNDGYKDLFISNGIFRRSNDLDYLNYIKKKETQALIGRQDPAGTPVPIERDKLTEIVRHIPSVPEANYAFHSNGDLTFLNRASEWGLGDPGFSSGAAYADFDNDGDMDLVVNNVNAPAAIYKNLLYQNARGWDKTDDTNNLDDPAHKSLPPGYLKVRLTGRGQNTFGIGAKVVLHYRDKIFFQELMATRGFQSSVEPVLNFGLGNIDRLDSLEVIWATGDYQVLKNLPANQTVTLYQTDAAAAYTYPSQRNDQPMFQDITKEVQLDYSHQENRFIEFNREPFIPHFLSTEGPALAIKDVNGDGLEDLYLGGGKHQPGCIFLQNRQGGFEAVIDSVFVKDGRSEDVDAVFFDADG